The Eremothecium cymbalariae DBVPG#7215 chromosome 8, complete sequence genome has a window encoding:
- a CDS encoding uncharacterized protein (similar to Ashbya gossypii AGR313W-A), with translation MTLNIIILRLLLFVLRQSYASIPFSPMITDPYLSSTLEPYMDDAIAFQDYLSSHPDEFNQPEPEVETTDYYVKGASWVRLEKTEFNNFISMLKRRHGRGIIGNGIELDEDRLFLRMEETNLFDGLL, from the coding sequence atgACTCTCAACATTATCATCTTACGACTACTGCTTTTTGTCCTACGGCAGTCCTACGCCAGCATTCCCTTCAGCCCCATGATAACTGACCCATACTTATCTTCTACATTGGAACCCTACATGGACGACGCTATCGCATTCCAAGACTACCTATCCTCCCATCCTGATGAATTCAACCAGCCAGAACCAGAAGTTGAAACCACTGACTATTACGTAAAGGGCGCTTCCTGGGTCCGCTTAGAAAAGACAGAGTTCAATAACTTCATCTCAATGCTAAAGAGAAGACACGGCCGTGGCATTATCGGCAATGGCATAGAGCTCGACGAGGACAGGCTATTCCTACGGATGGAGGAAACTAACCTCTTTGATGGTCTCTTGTAG